A single region of the Metarhizium brunneum chromosome 6, complete sequence genome encodes:
- the mug136_1 gene encoding Meiotically up-regulated 136 protein has translation MVARPFRPTSVAAIGLVLFLATCFLYASIPWHASLSRHGALSAAQDPGLEFPNDPVPRRDFAPLSTYAAQNIHEPSRFAFATFYCSRNADTRGPYFESTQSIIWRLLWSDYRSKYPVIVFVCPFIPETHRQIFRGQGAIVKEIELLDTIIPDEAILTKRWIDVLSKLNVWKQVEWKRIVFLDSDAFPIRNMDDIFDLVPEQQCNKAALHPEDQAVVGNGKGGEDMCNYVYAGVAQFQLDNINAGMLVLKPNLDMHAKLIRAARSTADYDVRDMEQGVLKSKNAFAADGPFPVQRLPPIWNALPEYYTKYLGDEAERTEGPIRVLHVKMWNRLWGSWNNLTHLNDMWDLDWMKMCRFFDSDDFVKARTSGVYETPWERLAKSQNQGIAP, from the coding sequence ATGGTAGCGCGGCCTTTCCGGCCAACGTCTGTGGCCGCGATTGGACTTGTTCTCTTTCTCGCCACATGCTTCCTCTACGCCAGCATACCATGGCACGCAAGCCTGAGCCGACACGGCGCTCTCTCGGCCGCCCAAGACCCAGGCCTCGAATTCCCCAATGACCCGGTCCCTCGACGCGACTTTGCACCTCTGTCTACATACGCGGCGCAAAACATCCACGAGCCATCTCGATTTGCCTTTGCAACATTCTACTGCAGCCGCAACGCAGACACTAGAGGTCCTTATTTCGAGTCTACGCAATCCATCATCTGGAGGCTTCTCTGGTCCGACTATCGTTCAAAATATcccgtcatcgtctttgtATGCCCCTTTATCCCGGAGACGCACCGTCAGATTTTCCGCGGGCAAGGCGCCATAGTCAAGGAGATTGAACTGCTCGATACCATCATACCCGATGAAGCGATTCTGACAAAGCGGTGGATAGACGTGCTGTCCAAGCTTAATGTATGGAAACAGGTGGAATGGAAGCGCATCGTGTTCCTGGATTCGGATGCCTTCCCCATCAGGAACATGGACGACATCTTCGACTTGGTGCCGGAGCAGCAGTGCAACAAGGCCGCCCTGCATCCCGAGGAccaggccgtcgtcggcaacggcaagggcggcgaggacatgTGCAACTACGTCTACGCGGGCGTGGCACAGTTCCAGCTCGACAACATCAACGCCGGCATGCTGGTCCTGAAGCCGAATCTCGACATGCACGCCAAACTCATCAGGGCGGCCAGGAGCACGGCCGACTACGACGTAAGGGACATGGAGCAGGGTGTCTTGAAGTCCAAGAATGCCTTTGCAGCCGACGGCCCGTTTCCGGTACAGCGCCTGCCGCCCATCTGGAATGCCCTCCCGGAATACTACACCAAGTACCTTGGGGACGAGGCCGAGCGGACTGAGGGTCCGATCCGGGTCCTGCACGTCAAGATGTGGAATCGGCTCTGGGGGTCCTGGAACAACTTGACGCATCTGAATGACATGTGGGATCTGGATTGGATGAAGATGTGCAGGTTTTTCGATTCAGACGACTTTGTCAAGGCAAGAACGAGTGGTGTATACGAGACGCCGTGGGAGAGATTGGCAAAGAGCCAGAACCAGGGAATAGCGCCTTAG